In Nakamurella antarctica, the following are encoded in one genomic region:
- a CDS encoding DUF779 domain-containing protein: MTGSDVVARVALAPLAADLLVELTGVHGPLMFHQSGGCCDGSAPMCFPVGEFILGDQDVMLGVLDAGVDQPIEFWMSAAQFEYWSHTHLTVDVVPGRGSGFSVESPTGKRFLIRSRLFTDAETALLRPVVRGVT; the protein is encoded by the coding sequence ATGACCGGATCCGATGTGGTGGCCAGGGTCGCCCTGGCCCCACTCGCGGCCGACCTGCTCGTCGAGCTGACCGGGGTGCATGGTCCACTGATGTTTCATCAATCCGGCGGATGTTGCGACGGATCTGCGCCAATGTGCTTTCCCGTGGGTGAGTTCATACTGGGTGATCAGGATGTCATGCTCGGTGTGCTCGATGCTGGCGTGGATCAGCCGATCGAGTTCTGGATGTCCGCGGCCCAGTTCGAATATTGGTCTCACACCCATCTTACGGTGGACGTGGTGCCAGGGCGCGGCAGCGGTTTTAGTGTGGAATCACCTACGGGCAAACGGTTCTTAATTCGGTCGAGGCTCTTCACCGATGCCGAAACGGCACTCCTGCGGCCCGTTGTGCGGGGCGTGACCTGA
- a CDS encoding isopenicillin N synthase family dioxygenase yields the protein MITMTAPFSVPIIDISPYVLGGTSDERAAVARAMDEACRTVGFIQVVGHGIPAEAADGLASAIDSFFSQALAEKKAYVAPIGINRGYTAPKSEQLSLSLGVESANRMNDFFEAFNIGADPSYYPDYDGELPSGDYSENIWPANVPGFRECVNRWFDEAGALARIMTRIFADALSLPKDFFVGYTDHSLDVLRLNNYALPPGDITLDGELIGMGEHTDFGIVTLLWADRVRGLQVLGRDGSWNDVLPAPGAMLVNLGDLTNRWTNERWKSTLHRVKPPIVNGAIERRRSAAYFHDGNIDAVISALPGCVEPGDEPLYPPITVGQHIFGKLNGSRNLVSNAVGTEREAARVKAAGSE from the coding sequence ATGATCACTATGACCGCACCATTTTCCGTTCCGATCATCGACATCTCTCCGTACGTTCTCGGCGGCACTTCGGACGAGCGTGCGGCCGTCGCGCGGGCGATGGACGAGGCATGCCGCACCGTCGGGTTCATTCAGGTGGTGGGACACGGAATCCCCGCAGAGGCTGCCGATGGGTTGGCAAGCGCGATTGACAGCTTTTTTTCGCAGGCTCTGGCCGAGAAGAAAGCATATGTAGCCCCCATCGGCATCAATCGGGGATACACGGCGCCAAAGTCGGAGCAACTGAGTTTGAGTTTGGGGGTCGAGTCCGCCAACCGAATGAACGATTTTTTCGAAGCCTTCAATATCGGTGCCGACCCCTCCTACTACCCCGATTACGACGGCGAACTCCCCTCAGGCGACTACAGCGAAAATATCTGGCCCGCGAATGTTCCAGGTTTCCGAGAATGCGTGAATCGATGGTTCGACGAAGCCGGCGCGCTGGCCCGCATCATGACGAGAATTTTTGCCGATGCCCTGAGTCTCCCGAAAGACTTCTTTGTCGGCTACACCGACCACTCGCTGGATGTGTTGCGATTGAACAACTATGCGCTGCCGCCAGGCGATATCACCCTCGACGGCGAGCTGATAGGCATGGGCGAGCACACGGATTTCGGCATCGTGACGCTGCTTTGGGCAGACCGGGTCCGGGGGCTTCAGGTATTGGGCCGCGACGGCAGCTGGAACGACGTTTTGCCCGCTCCCGGGGCGATGCTCGTCAACCTTGGCGACCTCACCAATAGATGGACCAACGAACGCTGGAAGTCCACGCTGCACCGCGTCAAGCCGCCAATTGTGAACGGCGCCATCGAGCGTCGCCGGTCGGCTGCTTACTTCCACGATGGCAACATCGATGCAGTGATCTCAGCTCTCCCAGGCTGCGTAGAGCCTGGGGACGAACCGCTGTACCCACCGATCACCGTGGGGCAACACATCTTCGGCAAACTCAATGGGTCTCGCAACCTGGTCAGTAATGCAGTAGGTACAGAACGCGAAGCCGCGAGGGTGAAGGCTGCGGGCAGTGAGTAA
- a CDS encoding 4'-phosphopantetheinyl transferase family protein, translating into MSNLRSDTACTPCEDSAPAPVDTFLLRVWWARPDDLGPADFFATSLLDTCELDRLRQLRHRVDRQRYLVRHALARLILGEALNVPASELVFDRSCSRCDAQHGKPVVLGNPLHFSMSSAGDLVVLATCSRPVGVDVEIITRVEFPGFDGVALTTDESALVAALPAGRGAAARARYWTRKEALLKASGQGLAMDPREVVAESRSVADVDLAAGYACAVAIDAGKFSPGDQLSYQLINASRILRYRSGSGA; encoded by the coding sequence GTGAGTAACTTGCGCTCGGACACCGCGTGCACACCCTGCGAGGACAGTGCGCCCGCACCCGTGGATACTTTCCTCCTCCGAGTCTGGTGGGCTCGGCCCGATGATCTCGGTCCCGCAGACTTCTTTGCCACGTCCCTGCTCGACACTTGCGAGCTGGACCGGCTTCGACAGTTGCGCCATCGGGTGGATCGTCAGCGCTACCTGGTTCGCCACGCTCTCGCGCGCCTTATTCTGGGAGAGGCACTCAACGTCCCTGCCAGCGAGCTGGTATTCGATCGATCCTGCTCCCGATGCGACGCCCAGCACGGAAAGCCTGTGGTACTCGGGAATCCACTGCACTTCAGCATGTCGTCTGCGGGAGACCTGGTGGTCCTGGCAACGTGTTCGCGACCCGTCGGTGTTGATGTCGAAATCATCACGCGCGTGGAGTTTCCCGGGTTCGATGGGGTGGCGTTAACGACCGACGAGAGTGCTTTGGTTGCCGCGCTTCCCGCGGGTAGAGGCGCGGCTGCCCGCGCCAGATATTGGACGCGCAAAGAAGCACTTCTCAAAGCCAGCGGCCAAGGGCTCGCCATGGATCCGCGCGAGGTGGTCGCCGAATCACGATCCGTTGCCGACGTAGATCTGGCCGCCGGATATGCCTGCGCCGTAGCGATTGATGCCGGCAAGTTTTCACCCGGCGATCAGCTCTCCTACCAACTGATCAACGCATCGCGCATTCTTCGCTACAGATCAGGCAGCGGCGCCTGA
- the orn gene encoding oligoribonuclease: MNDRLVWIDCEMTGLDLKKDCLIEIAALVTDADLNILGEGIDVVIHASNDALAHMPEIVTAMHAASGLTDEVRASSVTVREAEEMVLEYIKKFVPDPKTAPLAGNSIGTDRGFISRDMAELDEHLHYRMIDVSSIKELCRRWYPRIYFAQPAKGMAHRALADIEESIRELAYYRRTAFVADPGPSSDEAQAVAADLLSGVDGRKHHG, from the coding sequence GTGAACGACAGACTCGTATGGATCGACTGCGAAATGACCGGGTTGGACCTGAAGAAGGACTGCCTGATCGAAATTGCCGCCCTTGTGACCGACGCGGACCTCAACATCCTGGGGGAAGGCATCGATGTGGTCATCCATGCCAGCAATGATGCGCTCGCACACATGCCCGAGATTGTGACAGCAATGCACGCTGCCTCGGGGCTTACCGACGAAGTACGAGCTTCCTCGGTGACAGTGCGCGAGGCCGAAGAAATGGTCTTGGAGTACATCAAAAAGTTCGTCCCAGATCCCAAAACCGCGCCACTGGCGGGCAACTCGATCGGCACCGACCGCGGGTTCATCTCCCGCGACATGGCCGAACTAGACGAACATCTGCACTACCGAATGATTGACGTCTCCTCGATCAAAGAGCTGTGCCGCCGTTGGTACCCGCGGATCTACTTCGCCCAGCCCGCAAAAGGCATGGCGCACCGCGCTTTGGCCGACATTGAGGAGTCGATTCGCGAACTCGCGTATTACCGCCGCACTGCGTTCGTAGCCGACCCAGGTCCCAGCAGTGACGAAGCCCAAGCAGTCGCAGCCGATCTGCTTTCCGGAGTAGATGGTCGGAAGCATCACGGTTGA
- a CDS encoding LLM class flavin-dependent oxidoreductase — protein sequence MSAQTHTLPLSVLELSPVLKNAGSAQALHYSTELARCAEALGYQRFWVAEHHNMPAIASSSPAVLIAHLAAATSTIRVGSGGVMLPNHAPLVVAEQFGMLASLHPGRIDLGIGRAPGTDGRTAMALRRTSDGLSAEDFPAELADVMAMLAGSPDLLTAVPRAETMPQVWLLGSSGFSAQLAGMLGLPFSFAHHFSSDNTEAALALYRSTFTPSRFLAEPYAMIGVNAVCAPTDEEAEYLAKPGILAFLRLRTGRPQALETPEDAAKYQFTDAEMAFAAQRRRGQLLGSPETVRAQLALLVDRTHVDELMLTSQVYDVDARIRTLEFVADLVSEGIPALV from the coding sequence GTGAGCGCCCAAACACACACACTGCCGCTGTCCGTTCTCGAACTGTCTCCCGTGCTGAAGAACGCCGGAAGCGCCCAAGCGTTGCACTACAGCACCGAGCTAGCGCGATGCGCTGAAGCCCTTGGCTATCAACGGTTTTGGGTGGCCGAACATCACAACATGCCAGCAATTGCCAGCTCCTCCCCTGCCGTGTTGATCGCGCACCTCGCTGCTGCGACGTCGACCATTCGGGTGGGCTCCGGCGGCGTGATGTTGCCTAACCATGCGCCGTTGGTTGTGGCAGAACAGTTCGGGATGTTGGCCTCGCTGCACCCTGGACGCATCGATCTCGGCATCGGCAGGGCTCCCGGGACGGACGGTCGTACCGCAATGGCGTTGCGGCGCACCTCGGATGGGCTCTCAGCCGAAGACTTCCCCGCAGAACTTGCTGACGTGATGGCGATGCTGGCGGGCAGCCCCGATTTGCTCACCGCCGTCCCACGGGCGGAGACAATGCCTCAGGTGTGGCTCTTGGGCTCAAGTGGTTTTAGCGCGCAACTTGCCGGAATGCTCGGCCTGCCCTTCTCCTTCGCTCATCATTTCTCGTCCGATAACACGGAGGCTGCACTTGCCCTCTACCGCAGCACCTTTACCCCTTCGCGATTCCTCGCCGAGCCCTACGCCATGATCGGGGTCAATGCAGTTTGCGCACCTACCGATGAGGAGGCCGAATACCTCGCAAAGCCCGGCATTTTAGCGTTTCTGCGGCTGCGTACAGGGCGTCCGCAGGCGTTGGAAACGCCGGAGGATGCCGCAAAATATCAGTTCACAGATGCCGAGATGGCTTTTGCCGCCCAGCGCCGTCGCGGTCAGCTTCTGGGCTCACCGGAAACCGTGCGCGCCCAGCTTGCCCTCTTAGTAGACCGCACCCACGTCGACGAGCTCATGCTAACGAGCCAGGTGTACGACGTTGACGCCCGGATCAGGACTTTGGAATTCGTCGCTGACTTGGTCAGCGAGGGTATTCCCGCTCTGGTCTAG
- the adh gene encoding aldehyde dehydrogenase translates to MTVYAAPGQPDSLATYPARYDNWIGGERVAPVKGMYFDNPSPVNGQVFCEIARSTAEDIELALDAAHAAAPAWGRTSVTERSIILNKIADRIEQNLESIAVAESWDNGKPIRETLNADMPLAVDHFRYYAGAIRAQEGTSSEIDQHTVAYHFQEPLGVVGQIIPWNFPILMAVWKLAPALAAGNAVILKPAEQTPASIMFLIDIIGDLLPPGVLNIVNGFGVEAGKPLASSSRIRKIAFTGETTTGRLISQYASANLIPVTLELGGKSPNVFFEDVASVNDAFYDKALEGFTMFALNQGEVCTCPSRALIQESIYDSFLADAVLRTQKIKQGNPLDTDTMIGAQASNDQLEKILSYIEIGKAEGAKLLTGGMQADLGGDLAGGYYMTPTIFEGDNSMRIFQEEIFGPVVSVTSFGDEDDALKLANDTLYGLGAGVWSRDGARAYRMGRGIQAGRVWTNCYHHYPAHAAFGGYKQSGIGRENHLMMLGHYQQTKNLLVSYNQNAQGFF, encoded by the coding sequence ATGACGGTCTATGCAGCACCGGGACAGCCCGATAGCTTGGCGACTTACCCGGCCAGGTACGACAACTGGATAGGCGGCGAGCGAGTTGCTCCCGTGAAGGGCATGTACTTCGACAATCCATCGCCCGTGAACGGCCAAGTATTCTGCGAGATCGCCAGGTCCACAGCAGAAGATATCGAATTGGCATTGGACGCCGCGCATGCGGCAGCGCCAGCCTGGGGACGGACCTCGGTAACCGAGCGGTCAATCATCCTCAACAAGATTGCCGACCGCATCGAACAGAACCTGGAATCTATTGCGGTGGCTGAAAGTTGGGACAACGGCAAGCCCATTCGAGAGACCTTAAACGCCGATATGCCCTTGGCCGTAGACCATTTCAGATACTACGCAGGAGCCATCCGCGCCCAGGAAGGTACTAGCTCCGAGATTGATCAGCACACTGTCGCCTATCACTTCCAAGAGCCACTGGGCGTCGTCGGCCAAATTATCCCGTGGAATTTCCCGATCCTGATGGCGGTGTGGAAACTGGCTCCAGCGCTCGCCGCTGGTAACGCTGTGATTCTCAAGCCGGCGGAGCAGACTCCCGCCTCGATCATGTTCCTCATCGACATCATCGGTGACCTTCTTCCCCCGGGCGTTCTGAACATCGTCAATGGCTTCGGCGTCGAAGCGGGAAAGCCGTTGGCGTCCTCGTCTCGGATCCGCAAGATTGCCTTCACCGGCGAAACCACCACCGGCCGGTTGATCAGCCAGTATGCAAGCGCGAACCTGATCCCGGTGACGTTGGAATTGGGCGGCAAGAGCCCCAACGTGTTCTTCGAAGACGTGGCGTCTGTCAATGATGCCTTCTACGACAAGGCTCTGGAAGGTTTCACCATGTTCGCCCTTAATCAGGGCGAAGTATGCACGTGCCCGTCACGGGCGTTGATCCAAGAGTCGATCTACGACAGCTTTTTGGCGGATGCAGTTCTGCGAACCCAAAAGATCAAGCAGGGCAACCCGTTGGACACTGACACCATGATCGGCGCCCAAGCTTCCAACGATCAATTGGAAAAGATTCTCTCTTATATCGAAATTGGAAAGGCCGAGGGCGCAAAGCTTCTCACGGGCGGCATGCAGGCCGATCTTGGCGGCGACCTTGCGGGTGGGTACTACATGACGCCGACCATCTTCGAGGGCGACAACTCGATGCGGATCTTCCAAGAGGAGATCTTCGGGCCTGTTGTGTCCGTTACCAGCTTCGGCGACGAGGACGACGCACTCAAGTTAGCTAACGACACCCTGTACGGCCTGGGGGCGGGGGTCTGGTCGCGGGACGGCGCCCGGGCATACCGGATGGGCCGCGGCATCCAGGCGGGCCGCGTCTGGACGAACTGCTACCACCACTACCCAGCGCATGCGGCGTTCGGTGGGTACAAGCAATCCGGTATCGGGCGCGAAAACCACCTCATGATGTTGGGGCACTACCAGCAGACAAAGAACCTGCTGGTGTCGTACAACCAGAACGCTCAGGGGTTCTTCTAA
- a CDS encoding helicase HerA-like domain-containing protein, translating into MTSPEPAATEAPDAFSPASAAASGSPVAAVVGPELSSAATEVTDRISAGYASLAPSVTLGSVVCGAEVNPAAQVKIPLSMFTRHGLVAGATGTGKTKTLQLMAEQLSAAGVAVLMPDVKGDLSGLAQPGIPGDRISTRAADTGDTWQPSAYPVEFVSLAGQGNSIQLRATIDSFGPILLSKVLDLNATQESTLGLIFHWADQKAFPLLDTKDLRAVISHLTSAEGKADLTELGGVSKSTAGVILRAVTNLEADGGDVFFGEPQWEVQDFLRSVDGRGVISLLDASGLQSRPAMFSTFMMWLLSELFEVLPEVGDLEKPKLVFMFDEAHLLFADASKALLSAIAQTVKLIRSKGVGVFFCTQLPTDVPGPVLSQLGARVQHALRAFTPQDQEALAATVKTYPVTSDYELSSALTSLGTGEAIVTVLSEKGAPTPVAWTRVRAPRSLMAPASPEVVAGLVAQSPLAGKYQVVVDRESAYEMLTGRLAAPANEVAPGAAAGGGSVPVQPPSARVDWPTLPPLPDPIWPDQPSGQASTAPSYEPDPQSADAGGGFLSDLTNSPVLKSFWRSLGTSLGGSLGRTIGGTRSKRRR; encoded by the coding sequence ATGACGAGTCCCGAACCTGCCGCGACAGAAGCCCCCGATGCTTTCTCGCCCGCAAGCGCAGCGGCGAGCGGGAGCCCGGTCGCTGCTGTGGTGGGGCCGGAGTTGAGTAGCGCGGCAACCGAAGTTACGGACCGCATTTCGGCGGGCTATGCCTCCCTTGCGCCCTCGGTGACGCTGGGATCCGTGGTGTGCGGGGCCGAGGTGAATCCTGCAGCTCAGGTGAAAATTCCGCTGTCGATGTTCACCAGGCATGGTTTGGTCGCCGGGGCAACTGGCACGGGCAAAACCAAAACGTTGCAGCTGATGGCTGAGCAACTCAGCGCCGCCGGTGTCGCGGTTCTGATGCCCGACGTCAAGGGTGATCTGTCCGGTTTGGCGCAGCCGGGAATTCCGGGGGACCGGATTAGTACCCGAGCAGCGGATACGGGGGACACCTGGCAGCCCTCTGCATATCCCGTCGAGTTCGTAAGCCTTGCAGGGCAGGGTAATTCGATTCAGCTTCGGGCAACGATCGACTCCTTCGGACCAATCCTGCTTTCAAAGGTGCTGGACCTGAACGCCACTCAGGAGTCAACGTTGGGTCTGATCTTCCACTGGGCGGATCAGAAAGCGTTTCCACTGTTGGATACCAAAGATCTGCGAGCCGTCATCTCGCATCTCACTTCGGCAGAAGGCAAAGCTGACTTGACGGAGTTGGGTGGAGTCTCGAAATCGACTGCCGGGGTGATTCTCCGCGCTGTCACGAACCTTGAAGCAGATGGTGGGGACGTGTTTTTTGGCGAGCCACAGTGGGAGGTTCAGGATTTTCTGCGCAGTGTGGATGGGCGCGGGGTCATAAGCCTGTTGGATGCCTCGGGTTTGCAGTCGCGGCCCGCCATGTTCTCGACGTTCATGATGTGGTTGCTCTCTGAGCTCTTTGAAGTGCTGCCGGAGGTCGGCGATCTAGAAAAGCCAAAACTAGTCTTCATGTTTGACGAGGCCCACTTGCTCTTTGCTGACGCCTCCAAAGCTCTGTTGTCGGCCATCGCACAAACGGTGAAACTGATCCGTTCCAAAGGGGTGGGGGTGTTTTTCTGCACGCAGCTTCCCACGGACGTTCCGGGACCTGTGCTCTCCCAACTGGGCGCCAGGGTGCAGCACGCGTTGCGGGCGTTCACCCCGCAGGATCAGGAGGCGCTAGCCGCCACGGTTAAGACCTACCCGGTGACGTCGGACTATGAGTTGTCTTCCGCCCTCACCAGTCTCGGCACTGGCGAAGCGATTGTTACGGTGCTCAGTGAAAAGGGCGCACCGACTCCGGTGGCGTGGACCCGCGTACGCGCACCGCGGTCTTTGATGGCGCCTGCGAGCCCCGAGGTGGTGGCGGGGTTGGTAGCTCAGTCGCCCTTGGCGGGGAAGTACCAAGTCGTCGTTGACCGGGAATCTGCTTACGAGATGTTGACGGGCCGGCTCGCAGCGCCAGCCAACGAAGTGGCCCCAGGCGCCGCAGCAGGTGGCGGTTCCGTGCCAGTTCAGCCCCCGTCAGCTCGGGTCGATTGGCCGACTCTTCCGCCGCTCCCGGACCCGATTTGGCCGGATCAGCCGTCAGGGCAAGCTTCTACGGCACCCAGTTATGAACCTGACCCGCAGAGCGCTGATGCGGGCGGCGGATTTTTGTCCGACCTCACCAACAGCCCTGTCCTGAAGTCCTTTTGGCGTTCGCTGGGTACGTCCTTGGGTGGGTCACTGGGACGAACCATCGGCGGTACTCGGTCCAAACGCCGGCGGTAA
- a CDS encoding tRNA (cytidine(34)-2'-O)-methyltransferase, with protein MIRIVFYCPEIPPNTGNAIRLAAVTGCELHLVEPLGFDLSDAKLRRAGLDYHDLANVTVHSNLAAAWHALAPDRIFAFSSKGTTTFTDVAYRNDDILLFGPESVGLPDEVLYSPRVTAALRIPMLPSRRSLNLANSASIAVYETWRQQGFAGS; from the coding sequence GTGATTCGCATTGTCTTCTACTGTCCCGAAATTCCGCCGAACACCGGAAACGCCATCAGGCTTGCCGCTGTCACCGGATGCGAGCTCCATCTGGTTGAACCGTTGGGATTCGACCTCTCGGATGCCAAACTTCGGCGGGCGGGGCTGGACTATCACGATCTGGCTAATGTCACCGTGCATTCCAACCTAGCGGCCGCCTGGCACGCTCTGGCCCCGGACCGGATCTTCGCATTCTCCAGTAAGGGCACCACGACGTTCACGGATGTTGCCTACCGCAACGACGATATTTTGCTGTTTGGCCCCGAATCCGTGGGCCTGCCTGACGAGGTTTTGTATTCACCCCGCGTGACGGCGGCGTTGCGAATTCCGATGCTGCCAAGCCGTCGGTCGTTGAATCTGGCGAACTCTGCGTCGATCGCGGTGTACGAGACGTGGCGCCAGCAGGGGTTCGCTGGATCCTGA
- a CDS encoding GAF domain-containing protein: MSIPHLSRAGANRKFALPRGENPRQRRGSLAKAHEDFLSSGSLNTSLRHIVAESWKLSRDSGVDPDRVLPPVELTDEELEAYRAAHPLAAVMPLIRRLLVEEAEGTDAIVAVADSSARLLWVEGDSRLVRQAEKMHWMPGARWDEASAGTNAPATAIRLDRPVQFFSREHFAANVAAWSCAAAPIHDPLTGQLLGVLDVTGKDEVAAPAVLDLIRAAVAAVESELRYNAMMAPTSGSGRFTPLTIAPVTPMSQVSELRVLGVNRAVLSSAGVTSRLSLRHSELLLVVASREQGYTADQLAISLHERDVPAVTVRAEMSRLRALLPALSLQGRPYRLTAPLSTDVGKVRNALSEGDVRGAVALYRGPVLPESEAPAVRQLRADVQRDLREAVLAATDFDLVYDFARTDFGREDLLLWQRARALAPESATPGIVDRIAALERDFADLKG, translated from the coding sequence ATGTCGATACCTCACCTTTCCCGTGCGGGAGCAAACCGGAAGTTCGCGTTGCCGCGGGGGGAGAATCCGCGCCAGCGTCGGGGCAGTTTGGCCAAAGCCCATGAGGACTTTCTGAGTAGTGGCTCCCTCAACACATCGCTGAGACATATCGTCGCCGAGTCTTGGAAGCTTTCTCGTGACAGCGGAGTGGACCCGGATCGGGTGCTGCCGCCAGTCGAACTCACGGACGAGGAACTGGAGGCTTATCGCGCAGCGCACCCGCTGGCGGCGGTCATGCCGCTGATCCGTCGGCTGCTGGTTGAAGAAGCAGAAGGCACCGACGCAATCGTGGCCGTTGCAGACTCGAGCGCGAGATTGCTGTGGGTGGAGGGGGATTCGCGCCTGGTCCGGCAAGCGGAAAAGATGCATTGGATGCCCGGTGCCCGCTGGGATGAAGCGAGTGCGGGGACGAACGCTCCTGCCACCGCTATTCGGCTCGACCGGCCCGTCCAGTTTTTCTCGCGGGAGCATTTCGCAGCGAACGTGGCTGCTTGGTCGTGTGCGGCGGCACCGATTCACGATCCGCTCACCGGCCAGCTACTCGGTGTGTTGGACGTGACGGGAAAAGATGAGGTGGCGGCGCCAGCGGTGTTGGACCTGATCCGCGCCGCGGTAGCAGCAGTGGAAAGCGAATTGCGCTACAACGCCATGATGGCTCCCACCTCGGGCTCTGGCCGTTTTACGCCCCTCACGATCGCGCCGGTCACCCCCATGAGCCAGGTCAGCGAGCTTCGTGTCCTCGGTGTCAACCGCGCGGTCCTGAGCTCCGCGGGGGTCACGTCACGGTTGTCGTTGCGGCACTCAGAGCTGCTTCTTGTTGTGGCGTCCCGCGAGCAGGGTTACACCGCGGACCAACTTGCGATCTCACTGCATGAGCGAGATGTTCCTGCTGTCACCGTGCGCGCAGAGATGTCGAGACTGCGGGCGTTACTACCCGCACTCTCCCTGCAGGGCAGACCCTATCGGCTTACAGCACCTCTCAGTACGGACGTCGGAAAGGTGCGAAATGCGCTCTCCGAAGGCGATGTGCGAGGCGCGGTGGCGCTGTATCGCGGCCCAGTGCTGCCCGAGTCGGAGGCGCCGGCGGTAAGGCAACTGCGCGCGGATGTGCAACGGGATCTGCGTGAAGCCGTATTGGCTGCCACGGATTTCGACCTCGTCTACGACTTCGCTCGGACTGATTTCGGGCGGGAGGACCTTCTGTTGTGGCAGCGTGCCAGGGCTCTCGCTCCAGAATCGGCGACTCCGGGCATCGTCGATCGCATCGCCGCGTTGGAGCGGGATTTTGCTGACTTGAAAGGCTGA
- a CDS encoding M1 family metallopeptidase yields the protein MPKLSITAAAPGAATAGDPYVALHGNGGYRVTRYDLTLTYRMSSNRLVARAEISAVATQPLTRFTLDLAGLRVSKVSVNSHPAAKFTQPGRKLHIWPAMPLAVGAAMVVVISYSGNPGPIGGRWGQVGWEELDNGVIVAGQPTGAPTWFPCNDHPSDKASFRIGITTDSPYYALANGVLTDKKKAASQTTWVYEQQEPMATYLATVQIGEYEMVELTSKPVPTRGLIPTSKRSQFKADFGRQGDMVAYFGSVFGPYPFAAYTVVVTADDLEIPLEAQGLSIFGANYLDGKRGQERLVAHELAHQWFGNSLTVSAWQHIWLNEGFACYAEWLWAEHSGGTAADVSAIAALGHLRKQRQDLILTDPGPELMFDDRVYKRGALTLHAVRKQLGNEQFFLLLRDWVASNRYSLVNTDAFLAIAQRYGVDLEMLQRWLFQAPLPDL from the coding sequence GTGCCCAAACTTTCCATCACCGCAGCCGCCCCAGGAGCGGCTACCGCAGGTGATCCGTACGTTGCGTTGCACGGCAACGGCGGCTATCGCGTCACCAGATACGACCTGACGTTGACCTATCGGATGTCCAGCAATCGATTGGTGGCGCGAGCCGAAATCTCTGCGGTAGCAACGCAACCGCTGACTCGTTTCACCCTGGATTTAGCGGGCCTGCGCGTCAGCAAAGTGAGCGTCAACTCACACCCGGCAGCGAAGTTCACGCAGCCCGGCCGCAAATTGCACATCTGGCCTGCCATGCCGTTGGCGGTGGGTGCGGCCATGGTGGTGGTCATCTCCTACAGCGGAAATCCCGGCCCCATCGGTGGCCGCTGGGGCCAGGTGGGCTGGGAGGAACTCGACAACGGCGTCATTGTCGCCGGCCAGCCTACGGGCGCGCCCACGTGGTTCCCTTGCAACGACCATCCGTCGGACAAAGCTAGTTTTCGGATCGGAATTACCACCGACTCTCCGTATTACGCGCTTGCGAACGGCGTGCTGACTGACAAGAAGAAAGCGGCAAGCCAGACCACGTGGGTGTACGAGCAGCAGGAACCCATGGCCACCTACCTCGCGACAGTTCAAATCGGTGAGTACGAGATGGTGGAACTCACGTCCAAACCGGTGCCCACCCGGGGACTCATCCCCACCTCGAAGCGAAGTCAGTTCAAAGCAGACTTCGGCCGACAGGGGGATATGGTGGCCTATTTCGGGTCCGTATTCGGTCCCTACCCGTTCGCTGCTTATACGGTGGTGGTGACCGCTGATGATCTCGAGATTCCCTTGGAGGCCCAGGGTTTGTCGATCTTCGGGGCTAACTACCTCGACGGCAAGAGGGGACAAGAACGATTGGTAGCCCACGAATTGGCGCATCAATGGTTCGGGAATTCTCTGACAGTCTCGGCGTGGCAACATATCTGGCTCAATGAGGGGTTCGCCTGTTACGCGGAGTGGCTATGGGCCGAGCATTCTGGCGGGACCGCAGCGGATGTCAGCGCCATCGCCGCACTGGGCCATCTTCGCAAGCAGCGACAGGATCTCATTCTCACCGATCCCGGTCCGGAGTTGATGTTCGACGATCGGGTCTACAAACGAGGTGCCTTGACGCTCCACGCGGTGCGAAAACAGCTTGGGAACGAGCAATTTTTCCTTCTACTGCGCGATTGGGTGGCATCGAATCGCTACTCGCTCGTCAACACGGATGCATTCCTGGCGATCGCCCAGCGGTATGGCGTAGATCTGGAGATGTTGCAGCGCTGGCTGTTTCAGGCGCCGCTGCCTGATCTGTAG